In Babylonia areolata isolate BAREFJ2019XMU chromosome 10, ASM4173473v1, whole genome shotgun sequence, the following proteins share a genomic window:
- the LOC143286554 gene encoding uncharacterized protein LOC143286554, whose protein sequence is MDLIPDGAMFDERFRKSSVDDTHISLQVMPPSQRPRPLSFLNFHSTISLHKGRAKPDYLQMKHLLMRRHPQPTLQPSPFSNQRLVKDQVFPFTETRSLQAKVAMEKDLRNARGDSTAEKLLNLCWEGLDLPDFISGFSKQQEGGSYCVGIQEDKEKTGQRWLPVEGTEGLCQLLGMEMKLWKDKDNPNVLYLARDEHVPPYENRTGNYILRGVCLTRDEQLKFESLLTDRITSGMSLYPVPAVDSPPLVECLFHPVLELVDGQQIHKDLCVVEIRVRYFQGVCFQNAEGPEAYRYVRRLNPSRDPVRVSCDECCMNLIHSTLHL, encoded by the exons ATGGACCTGATACCGGACGGTGCCATGTTTGACGAGAGGTTCCGTAAGAGCAGTGTGGACGACACGCACATCTCCCTCCAGGTGATGCCTCCCAGCCAACGACCGAGACCTCTCAGCTTCCTCAACTTCCACTCCACG ATCTCTTTGCACAAAGGACGCGCCAAGCCGGACTACCTGCAAATGAAGCACCTCCTAATGCGAAGACACCCCCAACCAACCCTCCAGCCCTCTCCGTTCTCCAACCAGAGACTGGTGAAGGACCAGGTCTTCCCCTTCACTGAGACCAGAAGCCTGCAGGCTAAGGTTGCCATGGAAAAAGACCTGAGAAACGCCCGAGGGGATTCCACAGCAGAGAAACTGCTGAACCTCTGTTGGGAAGGCCTGGACCTGCCAGACTTCATCTCTGGCTTCAGCAAGCAGCAGGAAGGTGGCAGCTACTGTGTGGGGATCcaggaggacaaggagaagaccGGTCAGAGGTGGCTGCCCGTGGAAGGGACGGAAGGGCTCTGCCAGCTGCTCGGGATGGAGATGAAGCTGTGGAAGGACAAGGACAACCCCAACGTTCTGTACCTGGCTCGAGACGAGCACGTTCCGCCCTACGAGAATCGTACGGGTAACTACATCCTCCGCGGCGTTTGTCTGACCCGGGATGAACAGCTAAAGTTTGAATCACTTCTGACTGACAGAATCACGTCCGGAATGTCACTGTACCCAGTGCCGGCTGTTGACTCTCCTCCTCTGGTAGAGTGCCTCTTTCACCCAGTGCTGGAACTGGTGGATGGGCAGCAGATTCACAAAGATCTGTGTGTGGTAGAAATCCGGGTGCGTTACTTCCAAGGTGTGTGTTTCCAGAACGCGGAAGGCCCAGAGGCGTACCGTTACGTAAGGCGATTAAACCCTTCGCGTGACCCAGTCCGAGTGTCCTGTGACGAGTGCTGCATGAACCTCATTCACTCAACCCTGCACCTGTGA
- the LOC143286630 gene encoding uncharacterized protein LOC143286630 translates to MGGKGSKATASPEEPLTAYYESTLREDLLHGIRVRLKDKFNVDLRPLTHEGQGPALDIRNGSRDDIWKLQERSEKAGANRLMVVMVKEISKEEERVDSGRLVQLKWSLDFRSEHQRRAVCRILQFIGQPGGRGETPPATGRLFPAASAQSIADSQHSSAGAAASASGAEATATVAFLFGQENREQLLEDAVSFVEENCGMVLREAEDVSDSPLIVFCKNDGHGLFEDVRRAVSMTRKGPDVMLVVVTDKASLSLPTLDLRPQTAGFGAKDRLLWDHGRRRFGDKVNYGALAWVAQFLGDQGVEVCLKLCRKTSWRNSIKKRRKLVGTVHMVALDGACDTQKLCDANLVCDGGKCKKEWRSTVATCSRW, encoded by the exons ATGGGGGGGAAAGGCAGCAAAGCGACAG CCTCGCCAGAAGAACCCCTGACGGCGTACTACGAATCCACACTCCGGGAGGATCTGCTCCACGGGATCAGGGTCAGGCTAAAGGACAAATTTAATGTTGACCTTCGGCCTCTGACCCATGAGGGTCAAGGGCCGGCTCTGGACATCCGGAACGGAAGCCGCGACGACATATGGAAACTTCAAGAGCGGAGTGAGAAAGCTG GTGCAAACcgactgatggtggtgatggtgaaggagatcagtaaggaggaggagagggtggacaGCGGCCGTCTGGTACAGCTCAAGTGGAGTCTGGACTTCCGGTCTGAGCATCAGAGAAGGGCAGTGTGCCGCATCCTGCAGTTTATCGGACAGCCCGGGG GGAGGGGAGAGACGCCCCCAGCTACTGGTCGCTTGTTCCCAGCCGCGTCCGCACAGAGCATCGCAGACTCTCAGCACAGCTCAGCAGGAGCAGCGGCATCAGCATCAGGAGCGGAGGCCACAGCCACCGTGGCGTTCCTCTTCGGTCAGGAAAACAGggagcagctgctggaagacgcTGTGAGCTTCGTGGAGGAGAACTGCGGCATGGTGCTCAGGGAGGCAGAGGACGTCTCAGACTCTCCCCTGATCGTCTTCTGCAAGAACGACGGCCACGGTCTGTTTGAGGACGTGCGCAGAGCAGTCAGCATGACTCGTA AAGGTCCCgatgtgatgctggtggtggtgacggacaaggcgtccctctcccttcctacccTGGACCTGCGCCCGCAGACCGCTGGCTTCGGGGCCAAGGACCGCCTCCTGTGGGACCACGGGCGGCGGCGCTTCGGCGACAAGGTCAACTACGGCGCCCTGGCCTGGGTGGCCCAGTTCCTCGGGGACCAAGGGGTGGAGGTCTGCCTGAAGCTCTGCAGGAAGACCTCGTGGAGGAACAGCATCAAGAAGCGAAGAAAGCTcgtgg GAACCGTTCACATGGTGGCCTTGGATGGAGCCTGCGACACCCAGAAACTTTGTGATGCTAATTTAGTATGTGACGGCGGCAAATGCA AAAAGGA